Proteins from one Pseudarthrobacter sp. BIM B-2242 genomic window:
- a CDS encoding sugar phosphate isomerase/epimerase, whose translation MTTTANEATRTVWQLSGFGDEVDPDPAVQAAVMLALGASYIEVRSAWGVNVSELTPGQVAELKGILDAKGLKVSAVASPIGKVDISLPVEHEVERLRQIISVAKGLDTKYIRIFSFYRSEAQTPEEIRDDVITRMRALAAEAESAGVVLLHENEKDIYGDTPQRVLDIMESVDSPALRVAWDNANFVQVGVRPYTEGYAMLRPYLEYLQVKDAIMATGEVVPSGEGDGELDATIAALKADGYAGFASLEPHLASHHELGGFSGPVAFGTAARAFASLAAKNGIELS comes from the coding sequence GTGACCACAACGGCAAACGAAGCAACCAGGACTGTTTGGCAGCTCTCAGGATTCGGCGACGAAGTGGATCCGGATCCGGCTGTCCAGGCTGCCGTCATGCTGGCTCTTGGCGCCAGCTACATCGAAGTCCGCAGCGCGTGGGGCGTCAACGTCTCCGAACTGACCCCCGGACAGGTTGCCGAACTCAAGGGCATCCTCGACGCGAAGGGCCTGAAAGTCTCGGCTGTGGCAAGCCCGATTGGCAAGGTGGACATCAGCCTGCCGGTCGAGCACGAGGTGGAGCGCCTGCGCCAGATCATCTCCGTGGCCAAGGGACTGGATACCAAGTACATCCGTATTTTCTCCTTCTACAGGAGTGAAGCCCAGACTCCCGAAGAAATCCGCGACGACGTCATCACCCGCATGCGGGCACTGGCCGCTGAAGCCGAAAGCGCCGGCGTCGTCCTCCTGCACGAGAACGAAAAGGATATCTACGGGGATACGCCCCAGCGCGTTTTGGACATCATGGAATCTGTTGATTCCCCCGCACTGCGCGTTGCGTGGGACAACGCAAACTTCGTCCAGGTGGGCGTCCGGCCGTACACCGAGGGCTACGCCATGCTCCGCCCATACCTCGAGTACCTCCAGGTCAAGGACGCCATCATGGCCACAGGCGAGGTTGTGCCCTCCGGGGAGGGTGACGGCGAACTCGACGCCACCATCGCCGCGCTGAAGGCGGACGGCTACGCAGGCTTCGCATCCTTGGAACCCCACCTTGCCAGCCATCATGAGCTTGGCGGCTTCTCCGGGCCGGTTGCCTTCGGCACCGCCGCCCGGGCGTTCGCATCGCTCGCTGCCAAGAACGGGATCGAGCTTTCGTGA
- the nadE gene encoding ammonia-dependent NAD(+) synthetase produces the protein MRELQATIIEEMGVQPRIDPRGEVRRRVDFLKEYLRATQTKGFVLGISGGLDSSLAGRLAQLAVEELEAEGVEANFVAVRLPYGVQHDEDDAQAALDFIQAKTEWTFNISAAVDGFENEFEKTVGNGISDFHKGNTKARTRMIAQYALAGEHNYLVIGTDHGAESVTGFFTKFGDGGADILPLFGLNKRQNRELLAELGAPARVWEKVPTADLLDDKPGRTDEDELGVSYDQIDDYLEGRDIPEAAAQLIEQKYLRTRHKRTVPVTIFDTWWK, from the coding sequence ATGCGCGAACTCCAGGCCACCATCATCGAAGAAATGGGCGTGCAGCCCCGGATCGATCCGCGCGGGGAGGTGCGCAGGCGCGTTGATTTCCTGAAGGAGTATCTCCGGGCCACCCAGACGAAGGGCTTCGTCCTGGGCATCTCGGGCGGGCTGGACTCCTCGCTTGCCGGGCGCCTGGCCCAGCTGGCCGTGGAGGAGCTCGAGGCGGAGGGTGTGGAGGCTAACTTTGTGGCCGTCCGGCTCCCCTATGGGGTCCAGCATGACGAAGACGATGCGCAGGCCGCCCTGGACTTCATCCAGGCCAAGACCGAGTGGACGTTCAACATTTCCGCTGCGGTGGACGGCTTCGAGAACGAGTTCGAGAAGACTGTTGGAAACGGGATTTCCGATTTCCACAAGGGGAATACCAAGGCCCGGACGAGGATGATCGCGCAGTACGCCCTGGCCGGCGAGCACAACTACCTGGTGATCGGCACGGACCACGGCGCGGAGTCCGTCACCGGGTTCTTTACAAAATTCGGCGACGGCGGCGCGGACATCCTGCCGCTGTTCGGCCTGAACAAGCGCCAGAACCGCGAGCTCCTGGCCGAGCTTGGTGCGCCCGCCCGCGTCTGGGAGAAGGTGCCCACAGCGGACCTCCTGGATGACAAGCCGGGACGCACGGACGAGGATGAACTCGGCGTCAGCTACGACCAGATCGACGACTACCTCGAAGGCCGGGACATCCCGGAAGCCGCCGCCCAGCTGATCGAGCAGAAGTACCTCCGGACCCGGCACAAGCGCACCGTCCCGGTCACCATCTTCGACACCTGGTGGAAGTAG
- a CDS encoding Gfo/Idh/MocA family protein, producing the protein MTGLKAAVIGCGDVSAVHFEAIAKLDGARLAGVCDPDPGRLAAAVAAYGVPGFADHHSLIEAIGPDVVHITTPHNTHAAIAADCLERGVNVIVEKPLAHTLEEGRRLVEAAKLSSAKIAVCFQNRYNATAQAMHALLSTGELGAVVGASATVMWHRDADYYRSRPWRGTWEGGGGGLMMNQAIHTVDLLQWLVGDVVSVSGHAATRFLGETIEVEDTAEFVAEHASGVRSAFYATLANAVNAPVTLDIVTEKATLSLRGDLTVAHADGRVDVVPERVVESGGRAYWGVSHELLISDFYARLGEPGPFWIDPEEAEKSLRIVKDIYRQSYPEALAQVS; encoded by the coding sequence GTGACCGGCCTGAAGGCCGCGGTCATTGGCTGCGGCGACGTTTCGGCTGTCCACTTCGAGGCGATCGCGAAACTCGACGGCGCGCGGCTGGCCGGCGTCTGTGACCCGGACCCCGGGCGCCTTGCCGCCGCCGTAGCAGCCTACGGTGTTCCGGGATTCGCGGACCACCACAGCCTCATCGAGGCCATCGGTCCCGACGTTGTGCATATCACCACGCCGCACAACACGCATGCCGCAATTGCCGCGGACTGCCTCGAGCGGGGCGTCAATGTGATTGTGGAAAAGCCGCTGGCGCACACGCTAGAGGAGGGCCGCCGGCTGGTGGAGGCCGCGAAGCTGAGCAGCGCCAAGATTGCTGTCTGCTTCCAGAACCGCTACAACGCCACGGCCCAGGCCATGCATGCGCTGCTGTCCACCGGCGAGCTGGGTGCGGTGGTGGGAGCTTCGGCCACCGTGATGTGGCACCGCGATGCTGACTACTACCGCAGCCGGCCCTGGCGCGGCACGTGGGAAGGCGGTGGCGGCGGGCTCATGATGAACCAGGCCATCCACACCGTGGACCTGCTGCAGTGGCTGGTGGGCGACGTTGTGTCGGTGTCCGGCCATGCGGCCACCCGGTTCCTGGGCGAAACGATTGAGGTGGAGGACACCGCGGAATTCGTGGCAGAGCACGCCAGCGGGGTCCGCAGTGCTTTTTATGCCACGTTGGCCAATGCCGTCAATGCGCCGGTGACGTTGGACATCGTGACCGAGAAAGCCACGCTCAGCCTGCGCGGAGACCTGACAGTAGCGCATGCGGACGGCCGCGTGGACGTAGTGCCCGAACGTGTGGTGGAATCCGGCGGACGCGCCTATTGGGGCGTCTCGCACGAGCTGCTTATCAGCGACTTCTATGCCCGGCTCGGTGAACCCGGGCCCTTCTGGATAGACCCGGAAGAGGCGGAGAAATCGCTGCGGATCGTCAAGGATATCTACCGACAGAGCTACCCCGAGGCGCTGGCGCAGGTCTCCTGA
- the mmsB gene encoding 3-hydroxyisobutyrate dehydrogenase, producing MSDRAASGTIAFLGLGHMGGPMAANLIKAGHGVAGYDPVPAAVEAAKAHGIPMAASAAEAVTGAAIVLTMLPSGQHVLDAYRGVDGAPGLLSVAAPDTMFLDCSTINVDEAREAAAIALEAGHRSVDAPVSGGVVGAEAGTLTFMVGALPEDFETVKPVLELMGKRVVHCGDHGAGQAAKVCNNMILGVSMIAVSEAFVLGEKLGLTHQALFDVAANASGQCWALTTNCPVPGPVPTSPANRDYQPGFAGALMAKDLRLALNALESTGVAAQMGPLASRIYDEFAAGGGAGRDFSGIITDIRDKSAT from the coding sequence ATGTCTGACAGAGCAGCTTCCGGCACCATCGCCTTCCTTGGCCTGGGCCATATGGGCGGTCCCATGGCGGCCAACCTGATCAAGGCCGGGCACGGCGTGGCGGGCTACGATCCGGTGCCCGCGGCCGTGGAGGCGGCGAAAGCACACGGCATCCCGATGGCTGCTTCCGCGGCGGAAGCGGTGACCGGCGCCGCCATTGTGCTCACCATGCTGCCCAGCGGACAGCACGTCCTGGACGCCTACCGCGGCGTGGACGGGGCGCCCGGCCTGCTGTCAGTGGCCGCACCGGACACCATGTTCCTCGACTGCTCCACCATCAATGTTGACGAGGCCCGCGAGGCCGCTGCGATCGCCTTGGAGGCCGGGCACCGCTCCGTTGACGCACCCGTTTCCGGCGGTGTGGTGGGGGCCGAAGCGGGCACCCTGACATTTATGGTGGGTGCCCTGCCGGAAGACTTCGAAACCGTGAAACCCGTCCTGGAGCTGATGGGAAAGCGCGTTGTCCATTGCGGGGACCACGGCGCCGGGCAGGCCGCGAAGGTCTGCAACAACATGATCCTGGGTGTGTCCATGATCGCCGTCAGTGAGGCTTTTGTGCTTGGCGAGAAGCTCGGCCTGACGCACCAGGCACTGTTCGACGTCGCCGCCAATGCCTCCGGCCAATGCTGGGCGCTGACCACCAACTGTCCCGTTCCCGGGCCCGTACCAACCAGCCCGGCCAACCGCGACTACCAGCCCGGGTTCGCCGGCGCGCTGATGGCCAAGGACCTGCGGCTCGCCCTGAACGCCCTGGAAAGCACCGGCGTGGCGGCACAGATGGGGCCGCTGGCGTCCAGGATTTATGACGAGTTCGCCGCAGGGGGCGGGGCAGGACGCGATTTCTCGGGCATCATCACGGATATCAGGGACAAGTCAGCCACGTAG
- a CDS encoding CoA-acylating methylmalonate-semialdehyde dehydrogenase, whose translation MVHELSHYVGGQRIDGTSGRFSDVYDPCTGQVQARVPLASKEEVANAVATAEKGQLEWAAMNPQRRGRILLKFVDLVNENMDELATLLSSEHGKTFPDAKGDIQRGIEVVEFSANAPHLLKGEFSDDAGTGIDVHSLRQPLGVVAGITPFNFPAMIPLWKSGPALAAGNAFILKPSERDPSVPLRLAELYSQAGVPDGVFNVVNGDKEAVDALLEDPRVKAIGFVGSTPIAQYIYATAAAYGKRAQCFGGAKNHMVIMPDADLEMAADALIGAGYGSAGERCMAISVAVPVGQETADALVAKLTQRVKALKVGHSLDKESDFGPVVAASAKDRIEGYIQAGVDEGATLVADGRGLTVDGYDGGFWVGPTLFDNVTKDMKIYKEEIFGPVLSVLRAADYDEALRLCSEHEFGNGVAIFTRDGDAARDFASRVEVGMVGINVPIPVPIAYYTFGGWKASGFGDLNQHGADAFRFYTKTKTVTTRWPSGIRQGASFVMPAGS comes from the coding sequence ATGGTGCACGAGCTTTCACACTACGTCGGCGGCCAGCGGATCGACGGCACGTCCGGGCGGTTCAGCGATGTCTACGATCCCTGTACGGGCCAGGTGCAGGCCAGGGTACCGCTGGCCAGCAAGGAAGAAGTGGCCAATGCGGTGGCCACCGCCGAGAAGGGCCAGCTGGAATGGGCGGCCATGAACCCGCAGCGGCGGGGCCGGATCCTGCTCAAATTTGTGGATCTGGTCAACGAGAACATGGACGAGCTCGCCACCCTGCTGTCCTCCGAGCACGGCAAGACCTTCCCCGATGCCAAGGGCGATATCCAGCGCGGCATCGAAGTGGTGGAGTTTTCCGCCAACGCCCCGCACCTGCTCAAGGGTGAATTCTCGGACGACGCCGGCACTGGCATCGATGTCCACTCACTCCGCCAGCCCCTCGGCGTCGTCGCGGGCATCACCCCGTTCAACTTCCCGGCCATGATCCCGCTGTGGAAGTCCGGTCCGGCGCTCGCCGCGGGAAATGCGTTTATCCTCAAGCCCTCCGAACGCGACCCGTCCGTGCCCCTGCGGCTCGCCGAGCTCTACAGCCAGGCCGGTGTTCCGGACGGCGTCTTCAACGTGGTCAACGGGGACAAGGAAGCCGTGGACGCACTCCTTGAAGACCCGCGGGTAAAGGCCATCGGCTTTGTGGGCTCCACCCCGATCGCCCAATACATCTACGCCACGGCGGCCGCGTACGGCAAGCGCGCGCAGTGCTTCGGCGGCGCGAAGAATCACATGGTGATCATGCCCGACGCCGATCTCGAGATGGCTGCCGACGCCCTGATCGGTGCCGGGTACGGTTCCGCCGGGGAACGCTGCATGGCCATCTCCGTTGCCGTTCCCGTGGGCCAGGAGACCGCCGACGCCCTGGTGGCCAAGCTGACCCAGCGCGTCAAAGCTCTCAAGGTGGGCCACAGCCTGGACAAGGAATCCGACTTCGGGCCGGTGGTGGCAGCCTCCGCCAAGGACAGGATCGAGGGCTACATCCAGGCCGGCGTGGACGAGGGCGCCACGCTGGTGGCCGACGGCCGCGGCCTCACCGTGGACGGCTACGACGGCGGCTTCTGGGTGGGCCCAACGCTCTTCGACAACGTCACCAAGGACATGAAGATCTACAAGGAAGAAATCTTCGGCCCGGTCCTCAGTGTCCTCCGCGCCGCCGACTACGACGAGGCGCTGAGGCTCTGCTCCGAGCACGAGTTCGGCAACGGCGTCGCGATCTTCACCCGGGACGGGGACGCTGCCCGCGACTTTGCCAGCCGGGTGGAAGTGGGGATGGTGGGCATCAACGTCCCCATTCCGGTGCCCATCGCGTATTACACCTTTGGCGGCTGGAAGGCCTCCGGCTTCGGGGACCTCAACCAGCATGGCGCCGATGCGTTCCGTTTCTACACCAAGACCAAAACGGTCACCACCCGTTGGCCCTCCGGCATCCGCCAGGGCGCCAGCTTCGTGATGCCGGCCGGCAGCTGA
- a CDS encoding ABC transporter substrate-binding protein has product MKLGPKAAAAALIVSSAMALTACGGGAPAGAGATAKTASLTLGAVQELRSWDPAQAHVGHYLQPYQAAYDSLLLRQPDGKLSPMLATEWKYNDTNTKLTLDLRTDVTFSDGAKFDAEAAKANLDHFKKANGPQMAQLTAVADVAVVDADTIELNLSAPDPSLEFYLSQAAGLMGSPKALGTEAIKTEPVGSGPYVMDKAATVKDSQSVFTAREGYWNKDLQKFEKVTFKILTDLTARTNALVSGQVDATLLDPKTGKQAEGAKMTLTANQVDWQGLLLMDRDGAKNTPLGNVKVRQAINYAFDRKTILDQVLLGQGTPTSQPFGKESGAWVEELENKYPYDPAKAKALLKEAGYETGVTLEVPSVPGFETQIAVVKQQLADIGITLNVGSAITNTFTSDVAAQKFTTMYFSLFQGEPWVAINQIVSTKALYNAFKNTTPDLQAKIDAVQTGGADAAKLAREVNKYVVDEAWFAPLFRVNQMYYHNSKITVTPQVQQAVPSIYNYAPAK; this is encoded by the coding sequence ATGAAGTTAGGTCCCAAAGCGGCAGCAGCCGCTCTTATCGTCAGCTCGGCAATGGCGCTGACAGCCTGCGGCGGGGGTGCCCCCGCCGGCGCGGGTGCCACAGCCAAAACAGCCTCGCTGACACTGGGTGCAGTTCAGGAACTCCGCTCCTGGGACCCGGCACAGGCCCACGTGGGCCACTACCTCCAGCCGTACCAGGCTGCCTACGACTCGCTGCTCCTGCGCCAGCCGGACGGCAAGCTCAGCCCCATGCTTGCCACCGAGTGGAAGTACAACGACACCAACACCAAGCTCACGTTGGACCTCCGCACGGATGTGACCTTCAGCGATGGCGCCAAGTTCGACGCCGAAGCGGCCAAGGCCAACCTGGACCACTTCAAGAAGGCCAACGGCCCGCAGATGGCCCAGCTGACCGCCGTCGCCGACGTCGCAGTGGTGGACGCCGACACCATCGAACTGAACCTGAGCGCCCCGGACCCGTCCCTGGAGTTCTACCTCAGCCAGGCCGCCGGCCTGATGGGCAGCCCCAAGGCACTCGGAACTGAAGCCATCAAGACCGAGCCCGTCGGCTCAGGCCCCTACGTGATGGACAAGGCCGCCACCGTCAAGGACTCCCAGTCCGTGTTCACCGCCCGCGAAGGCTACTGGAACAAGGACCTCCAGAAGTTCGAGAAGGTCACCTTCAAGATCCTGACTGACCTGACCGCGCGCACCAATGCCCTCGTGTCAGGCCAGGTGGACGCCACGCTGCTGGATCCCAAGACGGGCAAGCAGGCCGAGGGCGCCAAAATGACCCTTACCGCGAACCAGGTGGACTGGCAGGGACTGCTCCTGATGGACCGCGACGGTGCCAAGAACACACCGCTCGGCAACGTCAAGGTCCGTCAGGCCATCAACTACGCGTTTGACCGCAAAACCATCCTGGACCAGGTCCTGCTGGGCCAGGGCACACCCACCTCGCAGCCTTTCGGCAAGGAGAGCGGCGCCTGGGTTGAGGAGCTCGAAAACAAGTACCCGTACGATCCCGCGAAGGCCAAGGCCCTGCTGAAGGAAGCCGGCTACGAAACCGGAGTCACGCTCGAGGTCCCGTCCGTTCCCGGCTTTGAAACGCAGATCGCCGTGGTCAAGCAGCAGCTGGCCGACATCGGCATCACGCTGAACGTTGGCTCCGCGATCACAAATACCTTCACGTCCGACGTGGCTGCGCAGAAGTTCACCACCATGTACTTCTCGCTCTTCCAGGGTGAGCCGTGGGTTGCCATCAACCAGATCGTTTCCACCAAGGCGCTGTACAACGCCTTCAAGAACACCACCCCTGACCTGCAGGCAAAGATTGACGCTGTCCAGACCGGCGGTGCCGATGCAGCAAAGCTGGCCCGGGAAGTCAACAAGTACGTTGTCGACGAGGCCTGGTTCGCACCGCTGTTCCGGGTGAACCAGATGTACTACCACAACTCCAAGATCACCGTGACGCCGCAGGTCCAGCAGGCCGTTCCGTCGATCTACAACTACGCGCCCGCCAAGTAA
- a CDS encoding MarR family winged helix-turn-helix transcriptional regulator, with amino-acid sequence MGTPLPRDPIAEARQNWERHGWGDVAAPMAAITAIMRTQQILLARIEAVLKPFGLTFARYELLALLSFARSGALPMNKASALLQVHPTSVTNAVDRLEQAGLVARSPHPTDGRTTLIELTAEGRTLAKRSTAALNTEVFGKSGFADEDVEHLLRVLGDFRKAAGDFTD; translated from the coding sequence GTGGGCACTCCGCTCCCCCGCGATCCCATCGCCGAGGCACGGCAGAACTGGGAACGCCACGGCTGGGGAGACGTCGCTGCGCCCATGGCTGCCATCACGGCCATCATGCGCACCCAGCAGATCCTGCTCGCCCGGATCGAGGCGGTCCTCAAGCCGTTCGGGCTGACGTTCGCCCGCTACGAGCTGCTGGCGCTGCTGAGCTTCGCCCGCAGCGGCGCGCTGCCCATGAACAAGGCAAGCGCACTGCTCCAGGTGCATCCCACCTCGGTGACAAACGCCGTCGACCGCCTCGAACAGGCGGGCCTGGTGGCCCGCTCCCCGCACCCCACCGACGGCCGGACCACCCTGATTGAGCTCACCGCCGAGGGCCGCACCCTGGCGAAACGCTCGACGGCGGCGCTCAACACCGAGGTGTTCGGCAAGTCCGGTTTCGCCGACGAGGACGTGGAGCACCTGCTCCGGGTCCTGGGCGATTTCCGCAAAGCCGCCGGCGACTTCACGGACTGA
- a CDS encoding enoyl-CoA hydratase/isomerase family protein, with product MTDFPGSEQAPEVLFERRGHLGVITLNRPKAVNALNAGMVAAVLEQLTTWAQDDAVATVLVRGAGDRGLCAGGDIVAIYQDLLAGGSATAEFWTTEYRLNALISRYPKPYVAFMDGLVLGGGVGISAHGSLRVVTERTRTGMPETTIGFVPDVGGTLLLSRAPGESGTHAALTGAHLSGADALFLGLADHFVPSGSLPALAEALESATAADAVGRFAEDPPASALAERREWIDAAYASYDAEEIVRRLRAAGGEAADAAATIEAKSPTAVKLTLASLRRVRGFSLEETLAQEYRVGLRSLAGPDFREGIRAQVVDKDRNPHWKPATLAEVTAADVEHYFAPLGDRELQLHTKESDHV from the coding sequence ATGACTGATTTTCCGGGATCGGAGCAGGCACCCGAGGTCCTGTTTGAACGCCGCGGACACCTGGGCGTCATCACCCTGAACAGGCCGAAGGCCGTCAACGCGCTGAACGCCGGCATGGTGGCAGCCGTGCTGGAGCAGCTCACTACCTGGGCCCAGGATGACGCCGTGGCCACCGTCCTGGTCCGCGGCGCAGGGGACCGTGGCCTGTGCGCCGGCGGTGACATCGTGGCCATCTACCAGGACCTACTGGCGGGAGGCAGCGCCACAGCGGAGTTCTGGACCACCGAGTACCGGCTGAACGCGCTCATTTCCCGTTACCCCAAACCGTACGTGGCTTTTATGGACGGCCTGGTGCTGGGCGGCGGCGTAGGAATTTCCGCGCACGGCTCCCTCCGCGTCGTCACGGAGCGGACCCGCACCGGGATGCCGGAAACCACCATCGGTTTTGTGCCCGACGTCGGCGGGACCCTTCTGCTGTCCCGCGCGCCAGGGGAGTCCGGCACGCATGCGGCGCTCACCGGCGCCCACTTGAGCGGGGCCGACGCCCTGTTCCTCGGGCTCGCGGACCACTTTGTGCCGTCCGGCAGCCTCCCGGCGCTCGCCGAAGCGCTGGAAAGCGCGACGGCGGCAGACGCCGTCGGGCGCTTCGCGGAGGATCCGCCGGCCTCGGCCCTTGCGGAACGGCGGGAATGGATCGATGCTGCCTATGCCTCCTACGACGCGGAGGAGATTGTCCGCCGGCTCCGCGCCGCGGGCGGGGAAGCGGCGGACGCTGCAGCCACCATCGAGGCGAAGTCGCCCACCGCCGTGAAGCTCACGCTTGCCTCCCTGCGGCGCGTGCGCGGCTTCTCGCTGGAGGAAACGCTGGCGCAGGAATACCGGGTGGGGCTGCGCTCCCTGGCGGGGCCGGACTTCCGCGAAGGCATCCGTGCCCAGGTGGTGGACAAGGACCGCAACCCGCACTGGAAGCCCGCGACCCTCGCTGAAGTGACCGCGGCCGACGTCGAACACTACTTCGCGCCCCTGGGCGACCGTGAGCTCCAACTTCACACTAAGGAGTCCGACCATGTCTGA
- a CDS encoding LacI family DNA-binding transcriptional regulator, whose translation MQAAGTDRPATIHDIAAMCGVAASTVSRALSTPDRVNVRTRARIEAAAAQLNYTPNSQAKALSSGRTGAVGVLVPDITNPFYFDLIRGTQLQLKAAGYTQLLVDTEESDEVEASSMEQLRKSADGIIVTASRLSDDALLAAAAKIPIVTINRDVAGVPAVVIDTPSATSQALDHLISLGHTHIAYMAGPLTSQSSTLRWTALAAAAEERGVDVRRLGPFAPKTQSGAAAADAAVHSGVTACIAFNDLIAIGMLQRLRERGIRVPEDMSVVGCDDIFGADFCNPPLTTMASPIEQAGRVAVSMLLAQLNPLAGGGSRSRSLMPTHLTVRGSTGPAPAAS comes from the coding sequence ATGCAAGCAGCCGGAACAGACCGTCCTGCCACCATCCACGACATTGCCGCCATGTGCGGGGTGGCTGCGTCCACGGTGTCGCGTGCACTGTCCACCCCCGACAGGGTCAACGTCCGCACCCGTGCGCGCATCGAAGCGGCGGCCGCCCAGCTGAACTACACACCAAACAGCCAGGCGAAAGCCCTGAGTTCCGGGCGCACGGGCGCAGTGGGCGTCCTGGTCCCTGATATCACCAACCCGTTCTACTTCGACCTGATCCGGGGCACCCAGCTGCAGCTCAAGGCGGCCGGCTACACGCAGCTGCTGGTGGACACGGAGGAGTCGGATGAAGTTGAAGCCAGCAGCATGGAGCAGCTGCGAAAAAGCGCCGACGGCATCATCGTCACCGCGTCCAGGCTCAGCGACGACGCACTCCTGGCCGCGGCCGCGAAGATTCCGATCGTCACCATCAACCGGGATGTGGCCGGCGTACCCGCCGTGGTCATCGACACGCCCTCGGCCACCAGCCAGGCCCTGGACCACCTGATTTCGCTGGGCCACACGCACATCGCCTATATGGCAGGGCCGCTCACCTCCCAGTCCAGCACGCTTCGCTGGACTGCCCTGGCGGCCGCCGCCGAGGAACGCGGCGTGGATGTCCGCCGGCTCGGTCCCTTCGCCCCCAAGACGCAGTCCGGCGCTGCCGCCGCCGACGCCGCCGTGCACTCCGGCGTGACCGCCTGCATCGCCTTCAACGACCTGATTGCCATTGGAATGCTCCAGCGCCTGCGCGAACGCGGTATCCGGGTACCGGAGGACATGAGCGTGGTGGGCTGCGACGACATCTTCGGCGCTGACTTCTGCAATCCTCCGCTGACCACCATGGCCTCGCCGATCGAGCAGGCCGGCCGCGTGGCCGTATCCATGCTGCTGGCCCAGCTCAACCCGCTGGCCGGCGGGGGCAGCCGCAGCCGCTCCCTGATGCCTACGCACCTCACCGTCCGCGGCTCCACCGGGCCGGCGCCGGCGGCGTCGTAG
- a CDS encoding enoyl-CoA hydratase: MAQHYENILVEQRGRVGLVTLNRPQALNALNKATMEEVVAATTAMDADPAVGAVVITGSEKAFAAGADIKEMSAKGYVEMYAADWFRGWESLTRLRIPVVAAVSGFALGGGCELAMMCDVIIAGDNAKFGQPEINLGVIPGMGGSQRLTRAVGKAKAMDMVLTGRMMDAAEAERAGLVSRVVPAASVVEEALKAAEVIASKSKPAAMLAKEAVNAAFELGLAQGVLFERRMFHSLFATEDQKEGMAAFSEKRQPEFNHR, from the coding sequence TTGGCGCAGCACTACGAAAACATTCTTGTGGAACAACGTGGCCGGGTGGGGCTGGTGACCCTCAACCGGCCACAGGCGCTCAACGCCCTGAACAAGGCCACCATGGAGGAGGTTGTAGCCGCCACCACCGCCATGGACGCCGACCCCGCCGTGGGTGCCGTGGTGATCACCGGCTCGGAGAAGGCCTTCGCAGCGGGCGCGGACATCAAGGAAATGTCCGCCAAAGGCTACGTGGAGATGTACGCGGCGGACTGGTTCCGGGGGTGGGAAAGCCTGACCCGGCTGCGGATCCCGGTGGTGGCTGCGGTATCCGGGTTCGCCTTGGGCGGCGGCTGTGAACTCGCGATGATGTGCGATGTCATCATCGCCGGCGACAACGCCAAATTCGGCCAGCCGGAGATCAACCTCGGCGTCATCCCGGGCATGGGCGGGTCCCAGCGCCTGACCCGCGCGGTAGGCAAAGCCAAGGCAATGGACATGGTCCTCACCGGTCGCATGATGGATGCCGCCGAGGCCGAACGCGCGGGACTGGTTTCACGGGTGGTCCCGGCGGCATCGGTGGTGGAGGAAGCACTGAAGGCTGCCGAAGTGATCGCGTCCAAGTCCAAGCCCGCCGCCATGCTGGCCAAGGAAGCCGTGAACGCCGCCTTCGAGCTGGGCCTCGCGCAGGGCGTCCTGTTCGAACGCCGGATGTTCCACTCGCTGTTCGCCACGGAGGACCAGAAGGAAGGCATGGCCGCGTTCAGCGAAAAGCGCCAGCCGGAGTTCAACCACCGCTAA